A DNA window from Oscillatoria sp. FACHB-1406 contains the following coding sequences:
- a CDS encoding response regulator, giving the protein MMLNKGNILIVDDILESLKLLFDALTERGYKVRGSAKGLMAIRAAKLAPPDLILLDIKMPDLDGYQVCEQLKADEATREIPVIFISALDEAIDKVKAFKVGGVDYITKPFYLEEVLARVENQLTIQKLQKELKLQNIKLQQEIQERRKAEEEAQAASLAKSQFLANVSHELRTPLNAILGFTQVLNRESNLQEDQQEYLKIIQRSGEHLLDLIDDVLDLSKIEAGLVLLNEKSFDLYRLLDNIEELFEMKAKSKQLALKLRIASEVPQYIFSDEQKLRGCLINLLGNAIKFTTEGHVTLTVNLQPAEDEELDSYLVFEVIDTGPGIAPEEIETLFNAFVQTSTGITSAEGTGLGLAITKRFVELMGGEITVESNFKEGSRFRFTIGLKQGNSAESLEQIIPRVVGLESQPRAYRILVVDDTAENRILLGRLLKPIGFEVREASNGWEGILAWQEWQPDLILMDTRMPVLGGIEATKRIRNQEKQRMPNLRPTTIIALTASAFEERRGEIIEAGSDDFVRKPFTEEIIFGKLSQYLGVRYVYEEVSPIAAERNWQRQAIAQRPESFWEAQFTGLAVEWLQQLREAANQVNEKLVSDAIAELPPEKNELAEALRELVADFRLDVILRITEFLEQH; this is encoded by the coding sequence ATGATGTTAAATAAAGGTAATATTCTAATTGTTGATGATATATTAGAAAGCCTCAAGCTATTATTTGATGCTTTAACAGAGCGCGGCTACAAAGTTCGAGGCTCGGCGAAGGGGTTGATGGCAATTCGAGCCGCAAAACTCGCACCGCCAGATTTAATTTTATTGGATATTAAGATGCCCGATCTCGATGGGTATCAGGTTTGCGAACAGTTGAAAGCAGACGAAGCAACGCGGGAAATTCCCGTGATTTTTATTAGCGCTCTCGATGAAGCGATTGATAAAGTGAAAGCTTTTAAAGTTGGGGGAGTTGATTATATAACAAAACCGTTTTATTTAGAAGAAGTTTTAGCCCGAGTTGAAAATCAACTGACGATTCAAAAGTTACAAAAAGAGTTAAAGCTCCAAAATATTAAACTACAACAAGAAATTCAAGAACGTCGTAAAGCCGAAGAAGAAGCCCAAGCTGCCTCGCTGGCAAAAAGTCAGTTTTTAGCAAATGTCAGTCACGAGTTGCGCACGCCATTAAATGCAATTTTAGGATTTACGCAAGTCTTGAATCGAGAGTCTAATCTCCAGGAAGATCAACAAGAATATCTTAAAATCATTCAGCGTAGTGGCGAACATTTGCTGGATTTAATCGATGACGTTCTAGATCTCTCGAAAATTGAAGCTGGGTTAGTTCTACTGAATGAAAAAAGCTTCGATCTGTATCGGCTCCTCGATAATATCGAAGAATTGTTTGAGATGAAAGCGAAATCAAAACAACTCGCTTTAAAATTAAGGATTGCATCGGAGGTTCCTCAATACATTTTCTCGGACGAGCAAAAGTTGCGGGGATGTTTGATTAATTTATTAGGCAATGCCATTAAATTTACAACAGAAGGTCACGTCACCCTAACGGTTAACTTGCAGCCCGCAGAGGATGAAGAATTAGACTCATATCTTGTTTTTGAAGTCATCGATACAGGGCCGGGAATCGCCCCGGAAGAAATTGAAACATTATTTAATGCGTTTGTCCAAACTTCTACGGGCATCACCTCTGCCGAAGGAACGGGACTAGGACTCGCAATTACCAAACGATTTGTCGAACTCATGGGCGGCGAAATAACCGTTGAAAGTAACTTCAAGGAAGGAAGTCGGTTTCGCTTCACCATTGGGCTGAAGCAAGGCAATTCGGCGGAGTCGCTCGAGCAAATTATTCCGCGCGTTGTCGGCTTAGAATCCCAACCAAGAGCTTACCGTATTCTTGTCGTTGACGATACTGCTGAAAATCGCATTTTATTGGGTAGACTTCTCAAACCCATCGGCTTTGAGGTGCGCGAAGCGAGCAATGGCTGGGAAGGGATTTTAGCGTGGCAAGAATGGCAGCCCGATTTGATTTTGATGGATACGCGAATGCCCGTTCTCGGCGGGATTGAAGCCACGAAAAGAATTAGAAATCAAGAAAAACAAAGGATGCCGAACCTGCGGCCGACTACGATTATTGCTTTAACAGCTAGCGCCTTTGAAGAACGGCGCGGCGAAATTATTGAAGCAGGCTCCGATGATTTTGTGCGCAAGCCCTTTACCGAAGAAATTATTTTTGGGAAGCTCTCGCAATATTTGGGCGTGCGGTATGTCTATGAGGAGGTGTCCCCCATCGCTGCCGAAAGAAATTGGCAGCGGCAAGCGATCGCGCAACGTCCGGAGAGTTTTTGGGAAGCGCAATTTACGGGTTTAGCGGTGGAGTGGCTCCAGCAACTCAGAGAAGCAGCCAATCAAGTCAACGAAAAACTCGTCAGCGATGCGATCGCCGAACTGCCCCCGGAAAAAAACGAACTCGCCGAGGCTTTAAGGGAACTCGTTGCAGATTTCCGCCTCGATGTGATTTTACGCATCACTGAGTTCTTAGAGCAACATTAA